The sequence below is a genomic window from Paenibacillus silvisoli.
AAACCCTTTTAACGATGTAAGCGGATTCCTAATCTCGTGCGCGATGGATGCCGCGAGCTGCCCGACAGCGGTCAGCTTCTCCGCTTGCACGAGCATGGTCTTATTTTTGTTCTCGTCCGTTATGTCTTTGGCGATTCCATACACGCCTACGACCTTGTCATTGACGATAATCGGAATATTGGTCGCTTTCACATCGATAATCATTCCGTTTTTGTGGAACGCTCTAGTTTCGTAATGCTGCGTGCAGCCCTGGGCGGCCTTCGTAAAATGCTTCTTCGTCATAGCCAGCTCTTCCTCCGGAATCAGCGGCATAAAGGACTTGCTCAACAGCTCATCCGAACGATAGCCCAGCATCTTCTCCATGGCCGGATTAACGCGTACGTAATGCCCTTCCAAATCGAATGCGAAGACAGCGTCAGGGTTGCTTATAAACAACGACTCGTAATGCTGCTCCTTTTGCAAGGACAACCCCTTCTTCTGCGAAATGTCATGAAAGTGGATGGAAAGACCGCTCGAGGATGGATAGGCCCTTACATCGAACCAAATGGCCAAGGGAGGGTAGTAAGCATCGAATTCGACCCGAATCTGTTCATGCATAGCCGTTTGATACTGCGAATAGAAAGAGGTATGAACCGCCTCCGGAAATTCGCTCCACATGCATTTGCCAATGAGATCTTCCGTCTTGCGGCACAATAGTCGGGACGCTTCTTCATTGACGTATGTAAATTCCCAGTCATTATTGACTGCGAAAAACGCGTCCGTAATGCGAGCCAGCATTTCATTTTGTTCATGTAAATCCACGATATTCCCTCATTTCGCGATTAATGAATCGAACAATAAAAAGCCTAAATAAGAGCCGCAAGCGCGCAGCTTTTATTTAGGCTGATGTCCAGCGTAATTTCTGGTTCATTACCGCCAAATTATTGACTCGGATTTAAGATGAGCACAATGACGCTTTTGTCCAACTGAAAATCCCAGTCGACGAATACATCGATAACCTTCGTATGCAGAAACTCCTCGAAATGCCCATTGTTGTGCATATGGCTTTTTTCCAAATTGCGTTTAGCCAGCCTTAAGCTTTCTTCGTGTCCGATGCGGATTAATTCTTTTTCAATGCTAATCAAAATCCCGTTCCGGATTAAAAGAAGGGTGCGTTCATTGATCAGGCACGAATACAACTCTTCCGGCCGTTTCTCGACCTGCTGGCTGATCCTGTTAATTTCCTGATGAAGCTCATCTCTCCCTGCATAACCGGACACGAGATCGGCCTGTCCATGGTCATCCCAAGCTTCGATACCGACCATAACGCCAGAGTGATTATGCAGCCCCCAGTCATAATAAAACTCCCGAATATTCATGCCCGCAAGGAGCAGAAGGTAGGCTTTAATTTCTGGAATCAATGACTTCATCAAGATGTCTCGGGTCGTTTGAATCGATTGGATCTCGTTCTGCTGCAGGAGGATCTTCTCCGTCGGCGACAAGAAGTTTCTTAAATAAAAGACGACAAACGGACGTTTGATGCTGATAAATATCGATTGCGGGCCTTTGCCGAACGTCTCCCTTAGCAATCTGCCTACGTAGCTGGCTATTTCGGA
It includes:
- a CDS encoding PAS domain S-box protein; translation: MDLHEQNEMLARITDAFFAVNNDWEFTYVNEEASRLLCRKTEDLIGKCMWSEFPEAVHTSFYSQYQTAMHEQIRVEFDAYYPPLAIWFDVRAYPSSSGLSIHFHDISQKKGLSLQKEQHYESLFISNPDAVFAFDLEGHYVRVNPAMEKMLGYRSDELLSKSFMPLIPEEELAMTKKHFTKAAQGCTQHYETRAFHKNGMIIDVKATNIPIIVNDKVVGVYGIAKDITDENKNKTMLVQAEKLTAVGQLAASIAHEIRNPLTSLKGFIQLIERTVPEARKSYFKIIQDELKRIEVITSELLYLAKPQAQEFKPEQISRIIDDVVMLMGSQALIKNIELHAQHLEILPAIECVGIQLKQVFINLIKNAMEAMPDGGKIQIIASRPNEDFIAIQVIDEGQGIPPELIARIGSPFYTTKETGTGLGMMATMQIIHAHNGTLDISSREGQGTTIHIRLPVASSNPHH
- a CDS encoding Na-translocating system protein MpsC family protein, coding for MENQAQSEIASYVGRLLRETFGKGPQSIFISIKRPFVVFYLRNFLSPTEKILLQQNEIQSIQTTRDILMKSLIPEIKAYLLLLAGMNIREFYYDWGLHNHSGVMVGIEAWDDHGQADLVSGYAGRDELHQEINRISQQVEKRPEELYSCLINERTLLLIRNGILISIEKELIRIGHEESLRLAKRNLEKSHMHNNGHFEEFLHTKVIDVFVDWDFQLDKSVIVLILNPSQ